In the genome of Arachis hypogaea cultivar Tifrunner chromosome 9, arahy.Tifrunner.gnm2.J5K5, whole genome shotgun sequence, the window tctgCTAGATTTGGCTTTCGAGGaataacgagatctttcatcctcacgagcattggaccacagacaaggtgattggtatggctttgtccttgaaaaaggagctccgaaatatttttgagttgcaacgactgtctatcccctcaaccattagcggctcttggattcccccctcagtgggtacctttaagattaattgtgatgctagctatcctggcaATGGTActcgagttggttttgcttgtgttagcagagattggaagggaaggtggcaacgaggctgtctgggaacaattgagagtcgtagcattttgcaaggagagttatttgctatttggagaggctttcttttagcatgggactcgggacaaagacacattatatgtgagacagattgtgtggaggcttttactattgtcaataatttacaagattgctctgggtttattgatcctttggtgttaaaaatccgaaATATCATGTCTTAGAAATGGCGTGTtgatcttcggttgatcttgagagatgcaaatacagtagcGGACATCATGGCAAAGACGGTAATGAGGACCCTTTCTCCTCAAGTGGAGCTTCTTGCCTTGGAAGAAATTTGAGAGTAGTATTCGGCGGGACTGTctttcttaagcagtttcttgttttcttctcgttcttagtttttgtttattttcttttaagtcaccccaaaaaaaatttaatacagtGTTTTGAATTTTATGGTGTATTAGATAAActcaaaaaatttgaattgattttaGAGAGACCTCATTTTAAATATAGCTTTATTTCATTCTGTTTGTagatcttttttttatccttttaaatctttaaagtttattttttgaaaatttcggATGAAAATTTTACATAAGATTCGGGTAAACACTTAAATTACCGTCTACATGCCACAATATTTTGAGTATCAAGTTCTTTTTGtcatattttaaatcttttacGAATTTATTTATCGTTagtatcttttaaaatttgttttattagTGATACAAACTTTCAAGtaatattttgataatttatttttattaaggatGGACTAATTTGATTCTTAGTAGTTTTttatatatcaataaaaaaattgatttcatatttataaactacatcttttataaataaaaaatgtaattttttgtgTTTGTTTAAATGtcattaagttaataaaaaaatatttttttattttttaacatgtttagtaaatttttattaataaaaataaaaatattaaaaaaataaaaaatattttttaaaaaaattacaatttacattttttttaaaaaagttacaatttacatttgtttaaaaaatatttttcacataataaataaacaaaaaatacttttatcttattatacctaaacataattgataaatacaaatttttttacgaaatatttaaatataaaattacttttttcttataaaatttataaaaaaaataactcaaaatatatatatattttcagaaGATCACCAAATAAAATCGCCTTCTTTACCGGTCTCTTCCTTCACCGTCTAAAACGAGAGTATAAAATACTAAAACCTAAACCTTAAATGTAGAAGAGAGGTCTCTTCTTTCACCGTCTAAAATGAGAATATAAAACCGAAACCTTAAGTGTAGAAGAGAGATCTCTTCTTTCACCGTTTAAAATGAGAGTATAAAACTGAAACCTTAAGCCCAGAAATTCTAATTCCGCTTGCTCATTTATTTCACATCATCTATCACAAAGCAAAAGAATACCGCACTTCTACACTCTTCAAATCACCACAAATACACTCTATTGAAAAAGGTAAGTTTATTTGTTAATATTTGTCTCTTTTTTCTGTTATTGGAACAACGAGCTTTTCGTTAGTCTAGTAACTAGTGAGATTACTGTCTAAGAGATAGGaggaaaaattgaaattcattttGTAGTGACAAAGGAGATAGAGTctacactttatttttttatattggtttAATAACGATATTTGTCTGGAGTTTGGGATATTAATTTTAAATGCAGTAAAGTTTAATTTGGAGTAcagaaattaaaaagtttaaattctggGAGTACAGACATTTCTAAAGCACTAAAATtggatcttttaatttttaaaatcgaaAAGGATTTAAGATACTTCgatttctatatttaaaaaaaaaacactaaaaattataatattagagTACATGTAAATCAATCATCTTACTTCCATAGAGGAAAAAAATTAGTTCCTTGTGTTTTCTTTCTTGTGTCTTAACTCCATCTCAAAAATAATTTCACTTCATAGGTTCCACATTGatctttatattattattattattattattattattattattattattattataatatttatgagTTTCAGATGGGACATTTTGGGTCATGATTGAAAATTTGACGAACAGTTTATGAATTTTACAATGAAAAATCTCATCACTGTACTTAGTTGAAAGTCATTCATAATCATAGATCCCTAACTTCCCAgatgaataattttaataatacatGTAAtacatgtgattttttttttctttctttcttcgcaTTTTATGAGTTGCAATTATCCATCCATGATATTATACTTGCTATCAGTACTGAAGCTGGGTAAAAATGGACCAAATATCTGGTTTGCCAAAAGCTATACTTCATGACATTCTCGCAAGGCTTCCAGACAGAGATTCTGCCAGGACTAGTGTTTTATCAAAGGCTTGGAGAGAAACATGGTCTACGTTTCCGATATTGTCTATTTGCAGCGATCAACATTTTAAGAGTCAAGATGAAACGGTAGACAATTATCATAGCAAAATAGACAAAGTTATTGACTATGTTGGGAGAAGATTACTGAGGCTCCGCGACCTAGGCTTAGCAATCAAAGAATTCAAGCTCATCATGGACTATGTAGACCATAAGTACATGGCCCACCATGTTGATCTATGGATGAAGATGGCTATTGAAAGTGGTGGCGAAGTATTACATTTACAGCTTCGCGGCTATGTAGGGAGACACAGTCCGGACAGGTTTTATGACCTTCCACTCAGTGTCATTGAATCCAAATCACTTACTAAGTTGGTGTTGATGGACCGAATCAGAGTTGACCAAGCATTCCTCACCCATTCCATCAAGCTTTACTCAGTGAGAATAATAAAACTATGCAATATATTTTTTGCACATGAAAGGATTATAGATCATCTCATTTCTCATTGTCCTCTAATTGAAGATTTAACCGTGATTGATTGTGCTGTCTATAACCCTCCAATAAGAGGAATTCCTCAAATGCATGAGTTCAGTCTTGTGGAATCACTATTTTTGCACGGTTTACATAAGCTCAAGAAAGTTTATGTTCAAGGAATGCGGGAAGTATATATTGATGCTCCAAATCTTGAGAGCTTACATTGTTGTCTTCAGTATCCAAATACATCTTTCAAGTTGAATTTGAGATGGCTGTGCTTATGGAATTTGAAGAACATTGCTATTGGAGACAAATGGTTTCTTGAACTATTTTCTAAATTTCCTTTCCTTGAGAGTTTGGAACTAGACAATTGCTCAATGTCTCAGAGGATTAATATTTCAAGTGCTCAACTCAAGGTCTTGAAGTTATCATACTGCTCTAACTTGGAGGAGCTTAACATTGATGCTCGAAATTTATTATCATTTGCGTATGAGGGAAACAGCCAACCTGGTATATCTTTTCAGCAATGTTCTAATCAATTGGTAGTCAATAGTTTTAGCGATGTGGATTTTCAGGACCTTTGTAGCTTGAGGAAATTTGTCCAAAACATTAAACCCCAAAAGATTTGGGCATCAGTCTCCCTCTTTATCTGTCTGTCAATTCTAGTAAGTATATACACTTGCTATATTGGTTCATTCTACTTTACATATttgcctattttatttatttgtttgtttgtctgAATTCTGTAGACTGAACCAGAGCAGGGTGCATTCCAAGTTTCATCTATTCCTCCAACTATTAAACGCTTGGAATTGCAGTTTTCTCCGGACTACGAAGCTTTCTATTTCCCTTTTATGAATTACTTGCTTTCAAGTTGCTGCCCGAACTCTATTTCATTTAGTTTTCGCTCTTATGTTCATGATAAAGCATTCATTCAGGTATGTCATTATCCTCAAATTTTCTGAGTCTTGCATTGAGTCTTGCATTTACCACGACAACAGTACTTCCATCCTAGCAGTGACTGCATTTGTGTTTATATAATTTATCATCGATATGTTCTTTCTAACTCCGTTTGTTATTTTGCAAAAAACAACAGTTTTTGTATGAGACACTGATGGGAAGAAAGGAAGGGAAGTGCCACTGCAGTTCAAGTAATACAAAATGTTGGTGGCATGCCTTGAAgattgtcaaggttatttgtaCGTTCAAGATTGATGAGAACGCCGACTTTAAGACCATGTTAGATGCATTGCCAACATGTTGTGCTGATGAAAATATTGGTTTTATCTTAAAATTGTAATCTTTCTATTATCAACTCATAGATATTCCTTATTTGGTTTAGAACATTGGCGTTTCTGCTGTACTAGGATAATTAGTAATTTAGTATGTACTTAAGTGCTTACATGTATATATCAATGTTCTACAACATTTTCTCTTTTTATAAGGTAACGATAAATGTGAATGTTCATGTTTAGAATTTTATCTTTTTGCGAAAAAAATAAAGTGATTGATTTATATTCACTATTACGTCAAAGCATATAATATAAAGTTAAAAACTAATCCTGTAGAAGTAAATGTAAAAGTGTGTTTGAAATgtcatattattattaaaatatatttgtatTCCTTTTACAGAAAAAATAATATGTAGTTCACAAAAGAAAATGGTTTggcataatattttattataatcaattttgatataaagattgtcaaacataaattatgttaacccaaacttacttttcattaaaatcaattttataaaattaattttatacaaactcccatttataaattgtaatccaaacacacacaacCATTCAAGTATagttttattatttcattttgtttgtagattcttttttttatcctatataaaattttcatttaaatGAAAATTTTACATAAGATTCGAGTAAACACTTAAATTACCGTCTACATATCACAACATTTTGAGTATAAATTGTTTTTGtcgtatttttaaatcttttatggatttattcatcgttagtagtttttaaaatttgtttttgttagcgatacaaacttttaagtaatgttttgataatttattttttttagagctGGACTAGTTTGATGCTTAGTAGTTTTTTGTATAtcaataacaaaattaatttcagGCTATGGATTCCTTACTCCCACTTTTACGTGGGAGTATGATTAACCactaacaaaatatttacaaaataaacctcttttttatttttaaattaattaataattaaatatttgtccctctaatttttttgttttacacATTTCTCCTATTTCTTTCAATTCCATATTCAAAGAAGAAATCCTTGGCTTTGCTAGGTTTTTGCCTCTTTTACTCGCCTTGGTTGTTCTATGTTCCTCTCTATCCGCGCTGCTTCCTCGTTCTCCCCTGCACCGTGTTTGTTTTCTGATCCTCGACGCCGCAACACGCTTCTGCCGCCGCCGCTACACTCGGGTACACCACTTTATCGTTTTCTGTCGCTTCTCTGTTCCCCTTCTTCACCAGCGACTCTGATCTCTGCTTCTCCctccattttatttttatttttattttactttattttattttctatgacAATTTTATGTGAATTTGAATGTTCTTCGTTTGTCACAGTATGGATTCTGAGAAGTGTGTAAATGTGCAATTTCCATTGGCAAtagatttatttattatgtgtttaataattttatctgaatgttattttgatttcaaaagaATTTTATGCAGTCATATCATTACTACACACTCTCTTATATTTTATACTTGTATTTTAACAGGGAGATGGGAGGCCATTTTGTGTAATTTTTGAAGTCCTTGGTTCCAGTGATGAAGATTATTTTGAAGAAGTTTACAATGTGACCATTTTGCGTAGGAGACTGCTCTATTTGTTATATTAGTCCCAATTTATGATGATTCTCTTAATAAAGTTAATTTATCTATGAATTGCACAACCGTTTTGGAAAATTCAGTTCTTACCTATCAAAAGATTCAAAACCTTGAATACTTTGATAATATCTATCCTTTTTAATTGTTCATCTTCTGATCTTCCTTCTTGTTCATTCCTTAGAATTCATCTGTTGTTTCTATTTATCTATATATTATTGCATACTTatccaagaaaaataaattagcagGAGATTTTAAAAGTACCTGACACATgccttcaaatttcaaatatacAATATGACACATGCTTGTTTCTGAACTTAGCGTTATTCATGTCAGTATTGTGCAAATGGAGATGTATGGCATCTTTCAGATGGAGCTTATGAAACAACTACTCTTCTCAAGGATGTTGGAAGTTTCACgaatcaaatatatctttttcctcCTTAACCATTGTTTTCTTTTAAGTTTGTCCCTCCTATCATAGTAAGATGATAAACACTGGCACAGTTAAGATGACTGTTGTATCCAACTTTGATTCCCGCTTAAGGAAACTATTGAAGGATCTTAATGTTTTGAATCTGTGAGCTTCTGTAGTCCCTTCAATATGGTTTTACTTAACtcatgcatattttagggatgtaTTGAAATCTTTGCATTAATGTTTATGCGAACTTGCTTGTTGAACTTCTCTTAATTTGCTCAAATGTTAGAGTGTCTGTGTACACCTTTCATAATGTCtgattatggttttttttttgcttcagtTTGATAAATTTAATATTCTTAACAAATAATTTCGAATAAAGATATCAAACTCTAGAGTTCATTTGAAGTCATGAAGCTTAGATAAAATTGAAATCATGAAGCTTTGATAAATTGGAAGTTTGGCATGGGAATGAATGATGAGTTAGGTGTAAGTAGATTAAGTCTTGTTTTTATTCTATATCTTATGATATAAATCATTGTGATTATTACATAGATACTCTTAATTGCCTGACATATTCAGGAAACCTAAAAACTACTCGAAtgtgaaagatgaagaagaagcaccATAACAAAAATCATTGTGAATTTGTTTCTAATCAATTGATCAGTATTTTTTCATTGATTAAACTTGATAAAGGTGGTGTTGGATTAGCTTCACAATCACAAGTGCAACAATTCAAAGAAGCAATTGGTTCAACTAAGTAGGAAGGGTTTCCATCCCCTGCCATAGTCACAAGAATCTTGGACTCATTATGATcaataaccacattactaggcATTGTGCTTTAACAGGAAGAAGAGATTGGCTGAGACGAAGGAAGCAACTGAAGTTGAGATTTAGATCAGTGGTTCCAATTTCAGGATCTGATTTTGTTTGAGAGGTTTCACAGGCTCCCTCTGATGTTTGGGTGGTTGTCATCCTTTACAAAGATGGGTATGCTAGATGACATTTCTAAGTTCAAATTTCAGGAAATATTTCTGAACACCACACGTCCTCATATAATATCTATAAATTACTTGGGTAATccaaatttgtttaattttatttttatgcttcttGTGCTTGTTATTGAAGTTTGTTGTACCTTATTTTTGACATTGCTGAATGTGGGATTTTGATGCAGTGCATTGAAGAATTTGTCACAAGATATCCTGTAACAAAATAAATTTGTTAAGATAATATCAACTGATTGCATTCCCAATCTGCCCACCGTATTGGTATACAACAATGGAGCAGTCAAGGAAAATTGTGTTGGCTTGTGTAGTTTTGGACGAAGATGCACTCTTGAAGGAATTTAATTGATTTTATCTTATGATGCCTTTTGTGAAACTtgttagtttaaattttaaaaatatttaaatttcagaAACGTGATATTGAAtgcatatttattttctttcttctctcttttctaatTGGAACTCATATGTATtattgtatttttgttgtaattctttatttttcatagCATTTTAGTTCTGTCACATAACCTTGTTTATGCTATTGTAGTTTGTTATTTGTGTTGTATTTAAAAATTGACATGATTAATTGCTTGCCAAAACAAGATTAAGACTAATTCTTTCATTGTGGACGAGTTCTTATGTATCCAATTCAATTTATTCAAACATAGAAGCGAAATATAATGTATCCAATTTTTATAATTCAACTATTCAACACTTTCTTATGTCATTTGCATAGAATCAACTACAAAATCACTTAGTCCTTGATATATTAGTGTATAATAAGAAACTTCATTCAAATACttgtttattttgaataaatgcatgaaattaagctaaaactacttAAACTATCTAGCTAATCTAACTAAAATGTGAATGCATCAATGAACACTTCTGATCCCCAACAGCAAGGCACAGAACAACCACACATTGAGCCACACCTCCTTCAAAGAATGAAGCAAGAGATACTGTTTCTTCTGCTGATTATCAATCTGATCCAAGATAAATGGCAACACACCTCCTCCTTCAAAGAATGAAGCAAGAGATACTGTTTCTTCTGCTGATTATCAATCTGATCCAAGATAAATGGCAAATTTTTTGGAAGGTTGCCAACAGCGATATTACCAAGAGCATAAGAGGCAGCAGACTTTATCTCTATTTAAGAAGATTGGAAGGATTCAATGACaatatttttcatatttataaactacatcttttataaataaaaaatgtatatttgAGTGtcattaagttgataaaaaaataattttttattttttaacgtattTAGTAAATTTCTatgagtaaaaataaaaatactaaaaaataaaaaatatatttttttaaaaaaattacaatttatatttttttaaaaagttacaatttacattttttaaaagaaaattacaatttacattttttcaaaagatttttttaaaaaatattttttacataataaataaacaaagagTACCTTTATCTTATTATacctaaacataattgataaatacaaatttttattttacaaaatatttaaacataaaattattttttttataaaatttataaaaaatatattttttcagaaGATCACCAAATAATACCGTCCTCTTTGTCGGTCTCTTCTTTCACCGTCTAAAGTGAGAATATAAAACACTGAAATCGAAACCTTAATCTCAAAAGAGAGATCCGTCTAAAGTGAGAATATAAAACACTAAAACCGAAACCTTAAACCCAGAAATTCTAATTCCGCTCCCTCGTTTATTTCACATCTACTTTTATTAGCGCCGGACCTTGAGTCGAATTGATGGTGACATGTGCAACGTCCATCAATGATGGTTCATTAATGTCCATTGATTTAGACTCCTTCCCCCTTCCCAACTACGAATAAGATCGAGAGGAGCCCGAAAGCCCCAAAAAACCAAGAACGAAATCTCATCATCTATCACAAAGCAAACCCAGAAATTATAATTCCGCTCCCTCATTTATTTCACATCATCTCATCATCTATCACAAAGCAAACAAAAAACCGCACTTCTACTGTCTTCAAATCACCACAAACACACTCTATTGAAGAAGGTAAGTTTAAACTTTAATATTTCcccattttttttgttattggaaCAACGAGCTTTTCGTTAATCTAGTAACTAGTGAGGTTACTGTTTAGGAGATAGGaggaaaaattgaaattcattcTTTAGTGACAAAGGAGATAGGAGATAGAGTCTATACTTTATTTTTCTGGAGtttagaatattaattttaaatgtagtaaattttaatttggaatacaaaaattaaaaagtttaaattttgggAGTACTAACATTTCTAAAGCATAAAAATcggatcttttaatttttaaaattgtaaaaGATTTGAGATActccaatttttatattttttataattttaaaaaatactaaaaattacaaTGTTAGAGTACATGTACATCAATCATCTTACTtctatagagaaaaaaaaaaaaatagtcccTTGTATGTTCTTTCTTAGATCTGAACTCCATCTCAAAAATTATTTCACTTcacataagaagaagaagaaattcgtgATAGAGATCTACATAGGTTCCAACATTGatctttatattattattattattattattattatagtatttATGAGTTTCAGATGGGACATTTTGGGACatgatgaaaatttgatgaaCAGTTTATGAATTTTACAATGAAAAATCTCATCACTGTCCTTTGTTGAAAGGCATTCATATTTCATAATCATAGATCCCTAGCTAACCAGATGAATCATTTTGATAATAAACATGTAATACATgtgatttcttttctttctttcttcgcaTTTTATGAGTTGCAATTATCCATCCATGATATTATACTTGCTATCAGTACTGAAGCAGGGGAAAAATGGACCAAATATCTGGTTTGCCAGAAGCTATACGTCATGACATTCTCGCAAGGCTTCCGGACAGAGATTCTGCCAGAACTAGTGTCTTATCAAAGGCTTGGAGAGAAACATGGTCTACGTTTCCGATATTGTCTATTTGCAGCGATGAACATTTTAAGAGTGAAGATGTAACGGTAGACAATTATCATAGCAAAATAGACAAAGTTATTGACTATGTTGGGAGAAGATTACTGAGGCTCCGCGACCTAGGCTTACCAATCAAAGAATTCAAGCTCATCATGGACTATGTAGACCATAAGTGCATGGCCCACCATGTTGATCTATGGATGAAGATGGCTATTGAAAGTGGTGGCGAAGTATTACATTTACAGCTTCGCCTCCCTGGTCGCTATGGAGGGAGACACAGTCCGGACAGGTTTTATGACCTTCCACTCAGTGTCATTGAATCCAAATCACTTACTAAGTTGGTGTTGATGGACCAAATCAGAGTTAACCAAGCATTCCTCACCCATTCCGTCAAGCTTTACTCGGTGAGAATAATAAAACTATGCAATATATTTTTTGCACATGAAGGGATTATAGATCATCTCATTTCTCATTGTCCTCTAATTGAAGATTTAACCGTGATTGATTGTGCTGTCTGTAACCCTCCAATAAGAGGAATTCCTCAAATGCATGAGTTCAGTCTTGTGGAATCACTATTCTTGCATGGTTTACATAAGCTCAAGAAAGTTTATGTTCAAGGAATGCGGGAAGTATATATTGATGCTCCAAATCTTGAGAGCTTACATTGTTGTCTTCAGTATCCGAATACATCTTTCAAATTGAATTTAGATAGTTGCACAAATTTGAGATGGCTGTGCTTATGGAATTTGAAGAACATTGTTATTGGAGACAAATGGTTTCTTGAACTATTTTCTAAATTTCCTTTCCTTGAGAGTTTGGAACTAGACAATTGTTCGATGTCTCAGAGGATTAATATTTCAAGTACTCAACTCAAGGTCTTGAAGTTATCATACTGCTCTAACTTGGAGGAGCTTAACATTGATGCTCGAAATTTATTATCATTTGCGTATGAGGGAAACAACCAACCTGGTATATCTTTTCAGCAATGTTCTAATCAATTGGAAGTCAATAGTTTTAGCGATGTGGATTTTCAGGACCTTTGTAGCTTGAGGAAATTTGTCCAAAACATTAAACCCCAAAAGATTTGGGCATCAGTCTCCCTCTTTATCTGTCTGTCAATTCTAGTAAGTATATACACTTGCTATATTGGTTCATTCTACTTTACATATttgcctattttatttatttgtttgtttgtctgAATTCTGTAGACTGAACCAGAGCAGGGTGCATTCCAAGTTTCATCTATTCCTCCAACTATTAAACGCTTGGAATTGCAGTTTTCTCCGGACTACGAAGCTTTCTATTTCCCTTTTATGAATTACTTGCTTTCAAGTTGCTGCCCGAACTCTATTTCATTTAGTTTTCGCTCTTATGTTCATGGTAAAGCATTCATTCAGGTATGTCATTATCCTCAAATTTTCTCTGAGTCTTGCATTTACAACGACAACAGTACTTCCATCCCAGCAGTGACTGCATTTGTGTTTATATAATTTATCATCGATATGTTCTTTCTAACTCCGTTTGTTATTTTGCAAAAAACAACAGTTTTTGTATGAGACACTGATGGGAAGAAAGGAAGGGAAGTGCCACTGCAGTTCAAGTAATACAAAATGTTGGTGGCATGCCTTGAAgattgtcaaggttatttgtaCGTTCAAGATTGATGAGAACGCCGACTTTAAGACCATGTTAGATGCATTGCCAACATGTTGTGCTGATGAAAATATTGGTTTTATCTTAGAATTGTAATCTTTCTATTATCAACTCATAGATATTCCTTCTTTGGTTTAGAACATTGGCGTTGCTGCTGTATTAGGATAATTAGTAATTTAGTATGTACTTAAATGTTCTACAATATTTTCTCTTTAAATGTTCATGTATGAGACACTGATGGGAAGAAAGGAAGGGAAGTGCCACTGCAGTTCAAGTAATACAAAATGTTGGTGGCATGCCTTGAAgattgtcaaggttatttgtaCGTTCAAGATTGATGAGAACGCCGACTTTAAGACCATGTTAGATGCATTGCCAACATGTTGTGCTGATGAAAATATTGGTTTTATCTTAGAATTGTAATCTTTCTATTATCAACTCATAGATATTCCTTATTTGGTTTAGAACATTGGCGTTGCTGCTGTATTAGGATAATTAGTAATTTAGTATGTGAATGTTCATGTTTAGAATTTTATCTTTTTGCGAAAAAAATAAAGCGAGTAAATGTAAAATCATAGGTCTTTTTCCACTAGGACTGATACTCTTGTTATATGAAtggttaataatattatatataatacttaAATTTATATGAGTAATGCTCCAATTTTACAACCTTacattagtttatattttattagaataattttaacCTCACATATTTATTCATGTAATTCAACttatatatgtttattttttttaattttgattgttttatcaacaaattatttttacttttaattttatctatatgtaacttttttttatttcgtCAGACTTATTAAATTAAaggttaataatttatatatatcacattaaagtaatgagttaataaaatttatatatagtttatttaaatttaaataatataaaatattaaacaataatttttatttttcaataaacattgtattataattttatacatttatttaattattatcggGTTAAACGGTTTA includes:
- the LOC112708750 gene encoding FBD-associated F-box protein At5g60610, with protein sequence MDQISGLPKAILHDILARLPDRDSARTSVLSKAWRETWSTFPILSICSDQHFKSQDETVDNYHSKIDKVIDYVGRRLLRLRDLGLAIKEFKLIMDYVDHKYMAHHVDLWMKMAIESGGEVLHLQLRGYVGRHSPDRFYDLPLSVIESKSLTKLVLMDRIRVDQAFLTHSIKLYSVRIIKLCNIFFAHERIIDHLISHCPLIEDLTVIDCAVYNPPIRGIPQMHEFSLVESLFLHGLHKLKKVYVQGMREVYIDAPNLESLHCCLQYPNTSFKLNLRWLCLWNLKNIAIGDKWFLELFSKFPFLESLELDNCSMSQRINISSAQLKVLKLSYCSNLEELNIDARNLLSFAYEGNSQPGISFQQCSNQLVVNSFSDVDFQDLCSLRKFVQNIKPQKIWASVSLFICLSILTEPEQGAFQVSSIPPTIKRLELQFSPDYEAFYFPFMNYLLSSCCPNSISFSFRSYVHDKAFIQFLYETLMGRKEGKCHCSSSNTKCWWHALKIVKVICTFKIDENADFKTMLDALPTCCADENIGFILKL
- the LOC112710069 gene encoding FBD-associated F-box protein At5g60610 gives rise to the protein MDQISGLPEAIRHDILARLPDRDSARTSVLSKAWRETWSTFPILSICSDEHFKSEDVTVDNYHSKIDKVIDYVGRRLLRLRDLGLPIKEFKLIMDYVDHKCMAHHVDLWMKMAIESGGEVLHLQLRLPGRYGGRHSPDRFYDLPLSVIESKSLTKLVLMDQIRVNQAFLTHSVKLYSVRIIKLCNIFFAHEGIIDHLISHCPLIEDLTVIDCAVCNPPIRGIPQMHEFSLVESLFLHGLHKLKKVYVQGMREVYIDAPNLESLHCCLQYPNTSFKLNLDSCTNLRWLCLWNLKNIVIGDKWFLELFSKFPFLESLELDNCSMSQRINISSTQLKVLKLSYCSNLEELNIDARNLLSFAYEGNNQPGISFQQCSNQLEVNSFSDVDFQDLCSLRKFVQNIKPQKIWASVSLFICLSILTEPEQGAFQVSSIPPTIKRLELQFSPDYEAFYFPFMNYLLSSCCPNSISFSFRSYVHGKAFIQFLYETLMGRKEGKCHCSSSNTKCWWHALKIVKVICTFKIDENADFKTMLDALPTCCADENIGFILEL